A genomic segment from Necator americanus strain Aroian chromosome III, whole genome shotgun sequence encodes:
- a CDS encoding hypothetical protein (NECATOR_CHRIII.G13245.T1): MSAICHLLLEINELPSWKGKAYLSIKCSREADMTTRCNFMESHSTDMSTKLTSTRKRLRSLWMLTTSSNMFNCNDIPMSDPFLSLETNLEDISDVIRMDTEDVLAMDATWGGGHQQPHASHYPYAKPFVRPNQHSPPQDYYDSNRSREIGSIVSLLQADSPPSSDPYAAMKFSPPNFDTNVNLNGPAGMLPKLGASVVQPLQINHYQSGTLAQQLTAPAMQPFSQVLSPPAMFIDTKPPFVQNSPEQNYMVSPGGGYSSCTSVAATANVKVESPVSIQMTRSHSDGNTADMLSPQQNSSNGATTKEELLRLLVNMSPGQVERLKGSAGRRSSSHSRPSGVATRVPRDDSWPQDDDSDDEDEVTSEEPRRKGPKTERRTAHNLIEKKYRCSINDRIQHLKAILAGDDAKLSKSATLRKAIEHIGKLEAENRDLRQEVQRLSSILHNNNIEVLPPSVPVVGSPALSPSTSSASMQSPGATTSPTTSPTLPPKGAKRPRTSVEQGRVTIFAIMFAMLMWNPLNLLATGSSVSARSNHDNVAPTGGRVLSENTDAFDNYLTADEWWQTRVIKPCFVWSVNIFVVVCVLTRLLVYGEPVQDFKSRSWRVFLSTQARARQEAEHGNVREAQRQYIECLQILERPLPSAGVEQALSVVWQIIRHALNSLWIGRWFSRRRRDAGKPVTVVCKSHAHTAMIYHKMHQLHLLGVDETSEGVSGLYLALSAVNLAESAGASIDGLPRNVLADIYIAAAIRTRLCLPSFLASIFSPYFFRRARRHVRRADEDSVSALHWVFHPLSREFLSDFEVVRSTLNAKKTSLVPMVGERDSDVLSRLRAGLKLRLLTLLASELSGDNGLKEIDTVDVSRLLITISMAGGLPKKENSWDCATWLTEGDALCTWWTHVFTCALFWKQGMREKAKQHYAVVRRCPDELLNSPLALAVGHAFCSKKLCADDRDSANFGKFVLIHSRKALEQLRLAYTREAAPEVAHLQDALRRLAYEWVMSSLLDAWRQNLESGKPYWCQHITEDYRTLYQEACNHYTHIQLHGGGERGSRLTTYQLTSRMLNGANPLYTWAGTCRIRKERFDAVSGRVSYSRAQQPDPFHLHVLCKLHDDLPRMCERVK; encoded by the exons GTTTATGGATGCTCACAACCTCGTCAAATATGTTCAACTGTAACGACATCCCCATGTCTGATCCGTTCCTTTCACTGGAGACGAACCTCGAAGATATCAGTG ATGTTATTCGGATGGACACTGAGGATGTGTTGGCTATGGACGCTACCTGGGGTGGTGGTCATCAGCAACCGCATGCCAGTCACTATCCGTACGCGAAACCGTTCGTTCGACCGAATCAACACAGCCCACCTCAGGATTACTACGATTCAAACAG GTCACGAGAAATAGGCTCCATCGTATCTCTTTTGCAAgcagattcaccaccgtcttcgGATCCCTATGCAGCGATGAA GTTTTCACCCCCAAACTTCGACACAAACGTGAATCTAAATGGTCCTGCCGGTATGCTGCCAAAACTCGGAGCTTCAGTAGTGCAACCCTTGCAAATTAATCACTATCAATCAGGTACATTG GCTCAACAACTAACAGCACCGGCAATGCAACCTTTTTCACAAGTGCTTTCCCCACCAGCTATGTTCATTGACACAAAGCCGCCGTTCGTGCAGAATTCACCGGAG CAGAATTACATGGTTTCGCCCGGCGGAGGATATTCATCTTGTACCAGTGTGGCAGCCACAGCGAACGTGAAAGTTGAATCGCCAGTGTCGATTCAGATGACACGATCGCATTCAGATGGTAACACTGCCGACATGCTTTCGCCTCAACAGAACAGCAGCAATGGGGCGACGACAAAAGAAGAACTCCTGCGATTGTTG GTTAACATGTCTCCGGGGCAAGTGGAGCGACTAAAAGGAAGCGCTGGTCGTAGGAGCAGCAGCCATTCTCGCCCCTCAGGTGTGGCAACTCGAGTTCCCAGAGATGATTCTTGGCCTCAGGATGATGACTCAGATGATGAGGATGAGGTGACGTCGGAGGAGCCAAGAAGGAAAG GACCCAAAACCGAAAGACGAACTGCTCACAATCTCATTGAGAAGAAATACCGATGTTCCATCAACGATCGCATACAGCATCTAAAAGCGATTCTGGCTGGCGATGACGCAAAG CTGAGCAAATCCGCAACTTTGCGAAAGGCTATTGAACATATTGGGAAGCTGGAAGCCGAAAATCGTGATCTACGACAAGAAGTCCAAAGACTGAGCAGCATtttacataataataatatcgaA GTACTCCCACCATCCGTCCCTGTGGTTGGTTCCCCAGCGTTGAGCCCTTCTACGTCATCAGCGAGCATGCAGTCACCTGGGGCTACG ACATCCCCAACCACATCGCCCACATTACCGCCTAAAGGTGCTAAGCGGCCAAGAACCAGCGTAGAACAG GGTCGCGTAACAATATTTGCCATAATGTTTGCGATGTTGATGTGGAATCCATTGAATTTGTTAGCGACTGGTTCATCCGTTTCAGCCCGGAGCAACCATGATAACGTCGCACCGACAGGAGGAAGAGTCTTATCAGAG AACACAGATGCATTTGACAACTACCTGACAGCAGATGAATGGTGGCAGACAAGAGTTATTAAACCATGCTTCGTATGGTCCGTGAATATATTCGTTGTTGTATGCGTGCTTACTCGGTTGCTCGTCTACGGAGAGCCAGTACAG GATTTCAAATCGCGTTCCTGGCGTGTGTTTCTCTCAACTCAAGCACGAGCACGTCAAGAAGCCGAGCATGGGAATGTACGTGAAGCTCAACGACAGTACATTGAGTGTTTACAG atCCTAGAAAGGCCTCTTCCTTCTGCAGGGGTTGAACAAGCCTTGTCTGTGGTATGGCAAATCATACGTCATGCGCTAAACAGCTTATGGATAGGAAG GTGGTTTTCGCGACGAAGGCGAGATGCCGGTAAACCTGTCACGGTGGTTTGCAAAAGTCATGCGCATACTGCTATGATTTATCATAAGATGCATCAG TTGCACTTACTAGGCGTCGACGAGACGAGCGAGGGAGTTTCTGGTTTATATCTAGCTTTATCAGCAGTGAATCTTGCCGAGAGCGCAGGAGCATCGATCGATGGCCTGCCTAGGAATGTTTTGGCGGATATTTACATCGCTGCTGCTATTAG AACTCGGTTGTGCCTACCATCATTCCTCGCGTCTATTTTTTCGCCTTATTTCTTTAGAAGAGCTAGGAGGCATGTTCGAAGAGCAGATGAGGATAGT GTGAGCGCACTTCATTGGGTGTTTCATCCATTGTCAAGAGAGTTCCTATCGGATTTTGAAGTCGTGCGTTCGACTCTAAACGCCAAGAAAACATCATTGGTACCAATGGTCGGGGAACGCGACA GCGACGTACTTTCTCGTCTACGAGCGGGTCTTAAGCTCCGACTGTTGACTCTTTTGGCGAGTGAGTTGAGTGGTGATAATGGACTGAAGGAAATTGACACTGTTGACGTGTCTCGTCTTCTGATCACTATTTCAATGGCAGGGGGTCTACCTAAGAAGGAGAATAGCTGGG ACTGTGCTACATGGTTGACCGAAGGCGATGCTCTTTGTACGTGGTGGACGCATGTGTTTACCTGTGCACTGTTCTGGAAACAAGGCATGCGAGAGAAAGCTAAGCAGCACTATGCAGTTGTACGGCGGTGTCCAGATGAACTACTCAACAG TCCGCTAGCACTAGCAGTTGGACACGCTTTCTGCAGCAAAAAGTTGTGCGCTGACGATCGAGACAGTGCAAATTTTGGAAAGTTTGTGTTAATCCATTCGAGAAAGGCTCTCGAGCAGCTAAGGCTGGCTTACACACGAGAAGCAGCACCAGAGGTCGCCCATTTACAG GATGCTTTGCGCCGGCTTGCGTATGAGTGGGTAATGTCATCATTGTTGGATGCATGGCGGCAAAATCTGGAATCAGGAAAACCATATTGGTGCCAACATATCACCGAAGACTACCGCACCTTATACCAAGAAGCATGTAATCACTATACACATATTCAACTTCATGGAGGAGGTGAACGAGGAAGCCGA CTTACCACCTATCAGCTGACATCAAGAATGTTAAATGGAGCAAATCCACTTTATACATGGGCAGGAACATGCCGTATAAGGAAGGAACGATTTGATGCG GTCAGCGGTCGTGTATCGTACTCTCGTGCTCAACAACCGGATCCGTTTCACCTCCATGTGTTGTGCAAATTGCACGACGACCTCCCACGAATGTGCGAGCGAGTTAAGTGA
- a CDS encoding hypothetical protein (NECATOR_CHRIII.G13245.T2), which translates to MTTRCNFMESHSTDMSTKLTSTRKRLRSLWMLTTSSNMFNCNDIPMSDPFLSLETNLEDISDVIRMDTEDVLAMDATWGGGHQQPHASHYPYAKPFVRPNQHSPPQDYYDSNRSREIGSIVSLLQADSPPSSDPYAAMKFSPPNFDTNVNLNGPAGMLPKLGASVVQPLQINHYQSGTLAQQLTAPAMQPFSQVLSPPAMFIDTKPPFVQNSPEQNYMVSPGGGYSSCTSVAATANVKVESPVSIQMTRSHSDGNTADMLSPQQNSSNGATTKEELLRLLVNMSPGQVERLKGSAGRRSSSHSRPSGVATRVPRDDSWPQDDDSDDEDEVTSEEPRRKGPKTERRTAHNLIEKKYRCSINDRIQHLKAILAGDDAKLSKSATLRKAIEHIGKLEAENRDLRQEVQRLSSILHNNNIEVLPPSVPVVGSPALSPSTSSASMQSPGATTSPTTSPTLPPKGAKRPRTSVEQGRVTIFAIMFAMLMWNPLNLLATGSSVSARSNHDNVAPTGGRVLSENTDAFDNYLTADEWWQTRVIKPCFVWSVNIFVVVCVLTRLLVYGEPVQDFKSRSWRVFLSTQARARQEAEHGNVREAQRQYIECLQILERPLPSAGVEQALSVVWQIIRHALNSLWIGRWFSRRRRDAGKPVTVVCKSHAHTAMIYHKMHQLHLLGVDETSEGVSGLYLALSAVNLAESAGASIDGLPRNVLADIYIAAAIRTRLCLPSFLASIFSPYFFRRARRHVRRADEDSVSALHWVFHPLSREFLSDFEVVRSTLNAKKTSLVPMVGERDSDVLSRLRAGLKLRLLTLLASELSGDNGLKEIDTVDVSRLLITISMAGGLPKKENSWDCATWLTEGDALCTWWTHVFTCALFWKQGMREKAKQHYAVVRRCPDELLNSPLALAVGHAFCSKKLCADDRDSANFGKFVLIHSRKALEQLRLAYTREAAPEVAHLQDALRRLAYEWVMSSLLDAWRQNLESGKPYWCQHITEDYRTLYQEACNHYTHIQLHGGGERGSRLTTYQLTSRMLNGANPLYTWAGTCRIRKERFDAVSGRVSYSRAQQPDPFHLHVLCKLHDDLPRMCERVK; encoded by the exons GTTTATGGATGCTCACAACCTCGTCAAATATGTTCAACTGTAACGACATCCCCATGTCTGATCCGTTCCTTTCACTGGAGACGAACCTCGAAGATATCAGTG ATGTTATTCGGATGGACACTGAGGATGTGTTGGCTATGGACGCTACCTGGGGTGGTGGTCATCAGCAACCGCATGCCAGTCACTATCCGTACGCGAAACCGTTCGTTCGACCGAATCAACACAGCCCACCTCAGGATTACTACGATTCAAACAG GTCACGAGAAATAGGCTCCATCGTATCTCTTTTGCAAgcagattcaccaccgtcttcgGATCCCTATGCAGCGATGAA GTTTTCACCCCCAAACTTCGACACAAACGTGAATCTAAATGGTCCTGCCGGTATGCTGCCAAAACTCGGAGCTTCAGTAGTGCAACCCTTGCAAATTAATCACTATCAATCAGGTACATTG GCTCAACAACTAACAGCACCGGCAATGCAACCTTTTTCACAAGTGCTTTCCCCACCAGCTATGTTCATTGACACAAAGCCGCCGTTCGTGCAGAATTCACCGGAG CAGAATTACATGGTTTCGCCCGGCGGAGGATATTCATCTTGTACCAGTGTGGCAGCCACAGCGAACGTGAAAGTTGAATCGCCAGTGTCGATTCAGATGACACGATCGCATTCAGATGGTAACACTGCCGACATGCTTTCGCCTCAACAGAACAGCAGCAATGGGGCGACGACAAAAGAAGAACTCCTGCGATTGTTG GTTAACATGTCTCCGGGGCAAGTGGAGCGACTAAAAGGAAGCGCTGGTCGTAGGAGCAGCAGCCATTCTCGCCCCTCAGGTGTGGCAACTCGAGTTCCCAGAGATGATTCTTGGCCTCAGGATGATGACTCAGATGATGAGGATGAGGTGACGTCGGAGGAGCCAAGAAGGAAAG GACCCAAAACCGAAAGACGAACTGCTCACAATCTCATTGAGAAGAAATACCGATGTTCCATCAACGATCGCATACAGCATCTAAAAGCGATTCTGGCTGGCGATGACGCAAAG CTGAGCAAATCCGCAACTTTGCGAAAGGCTATTGAACATATTGGGAAGCTGGAAGCCGAAAATCGTGATCTACGACAAGAAGTCCAAAGACTGAGCAGCATtttacataataataatatcgaA GTACTCCCACCATCCGTCCCTGTGGTTGGTTCCCCAGCGTTGAGCCCTTCTACGTCATCAGCGAGCATGCAGTCACCTGGGGCTACG ACATCCCCAACCACATCGCCCACATTACCGCCTAAAGGTGCTAAGCGGCCAAGAACCAGCGTAGAACAG GGTCGCGTAACAATATTTGCCATAATGTTTGCGATGTTGATGTGGAATCCATTGAATTTGTTAGCGACTGGTTCATCCGTTTCAGCCCGGAGCAACCATGATAACGTCGCACCGACAGGAGGAAGAGTCTTATCAGAG AACACAGATGCATTTGACAACTACCTGACAGCAGATGAATGGTGGCAGACAAGAGTTATTAAACCATGCTTCGTATGGTCCGTGAATATATTCGTTGTTGTATGCGTGCTTACTCGGTTGCTCGTCTACGGAGAGCCAGTACAG GATTTCAAATCGCGTTCCTGGCGTGTGTTTCTCTCAACTCAAGCACGAGCACGTCAAGAAGCCGAGCATGGGAATGTACGTGAAGCTCAACGACAGTACATTGAGTGTTTACAG atCCTAGAAAGGCCTCTTCCTTCTGCAGGGGTTGAACAAGCCTTGTCTGTGGTATGGCAAATCATACGTCATGCGCTAAACAGCTTATGGATAGGAAG GTGGTTTTCGCGACGAAGGCGAGATGCCGGTAAACCTGTCACGGTGGTTTGCAAAAGTCATGCGCATACTGCTATGATTTATCATAAGATGCATCAG TTGCACTTACTAGGCGTCGACGAGACGAGCGAGGGAGTTTCTGGTTTATATCTAGCTTTATCAGCAGTGAATCTTGCCGAGAGCGCAGGAGCATCGATCGATGGCCTGCCTAGGAATGTTTTGGCGGATATTTACATCGCTGCTGCTATTAG AACTCGGTTGTGCCTACCATCATTCCTCGCGTCTATTTTTTCGCCTTATTTCTTTAGAAGAGCTAGGAGGCATGTTCGAAGAGCAGATGAGGATAGT GTGAGCGCACTTCATTGGGTGTTTCATCCATTGTCAAGAGAGTTCCTATCGGATTTTGAAGTCGTGCGTTCGACTCTAAACGCCAAGAAAACATCATTGGTACCAATGGTCGGGGAACGCGACA GCGACGTACTTTCTCGTCTACGAGCGGGTCTTAAGCTCCGACTGTTGACTCTTTTGGCGAGTGAGTTGAGTGGTGATAATGGACTGAAGGAAATTGACACTGTTGACGTGTCTCGTCTTCTGATCACTATTTCAATGGCAGGGGGTCTACCTAAGAAGGAGAATAGCTGGG ACTGTGCTACATGGTTGACCGAAGGCGATGCTCTTTGTACGTGGTGGACGCATGTGTTTACCTGTGCACTGTTCTGGAAACAAGGCATGCGAGAGAAAGCTAAGCAGCACTATGCAGTTGTACGGCGGTGTCCAGATGAACTACTCAACAG TCCGCTAGCACTAGCAGTTGGACACGCTTTCTGCAGCAAAAAGTTGTGCGCTGACGATCGAGACAGTGCAAATTTTGGAAAGTTTGTGTTAATCCATTCGAGAAAGGCTCTCGAGCAGCTAAGGCTGGCTTACACACGAGAAGCAGCACCAGAGGTCGCCCATTTACAG GATGCTTTGCGCCGGCTTGCGTATGAGTGGGTAATGTCATCATTGTTGGATGCATGGCGGCAAAATCTGGAATCAGGAAAACCATATTGGTGCCAACATATCACCGAAGACTACCGCACCTTATACCAAGAAGCATGTAATCACTATACACATATTCAACTTCATGGAGGAGGTGAACGAGGAAGCCGA CTTACCACCTATCAGCTGACATCAAGAATGTTAAATGGAGCAAATCCACTTTATACATGGGCAGGAACATGCCGTATAAGGAAGGAACGATTTGATGCG GTCAGCGGTCGTGTATCGTACTCTCGTGCTCAACAACCGGATCCGTTTCACCTCCATGTGTTGTGCAAATTGCACGACGACCTCCCACGAATGTGCGAGCGAGTTAAGTGA